One genomic window of Metopolophium dirhodum isolate CAU chromosome 4, ASM1992520v1, whole genome shotgun sequence includes the following:
- the LOC132943872 gene encoding protein dopey-1 homolog isoform X4, with protein sequence MGTIATEEFDLMKDSKYRMYVNAVDKALKSFEYTSEWADLISALGKLNKVLLSYTRYPVIPRGIKISKRLAQCMHHALPSGVHLKALETYDIIFKCMGTNRLSQDLFIYSAGLFPVMGYAAMNVRPDLLNIYENHFVPLGERLIPGLNGFLSGVLLGLEEGSDFFDRTNRLLDNVCAGVGAPIFFSHLWECLANNLAVRLPAILYILSRFDRKLLIENQSHIMGTNVDTMVTAICACVQDSMVLVQRSGLDLLQVGFPMHSTQLSKSDMIRLITASLVTILRRDMSLNRRLYAWLLGNEVNLTLLSSDHPLVKLRKARELTTVKYFEIYSRDLLVQAIKIKLHEATGCKPHDLRPYRLLVSLLDKTEIGPVILDDILYEVFRLLYLCCQKDNKIDKSSELIKSANLLFSSLEPKYLWEYTGIMFSNACQSLTRIDPCEETSSVVKSVGSGDLSLVEICSLTDFLLDAISFETFTETPSEHLLELFIHIASTLTDNCDMLTSDQASTSLMLFLKILSKVQPTLIPQTDLGYSSLDQTTELPKKATEPGKIVQLNVDTPKISGVKRAQSPKLRTISDTSSVQSDSTIVADNPSIDLHSDTTSGVFDGDSLNSAILMQNCNQKEQQSIYKSCIKQYEKFFVTFVYGVRANIGETKGLTVLMDALKVKSPQATAEDRARNLEELLKTVLNLQKQTFDENYEYEGTDEISPMTILNNKRSAGLEWTKPVMLACRVLVDISTFQAIPLSDSMASLVSSIDIKDLNNDVLPEWLKLIIVCCCWLGNTAPSLQLVTIGTLVDIVALCRSSQLHSKSNESRNGVVSLVLLPLLKPFQLYYIEYHTNVFHVIAHWLWFHLANPLYQVRCVELLYLLQSSLHSSDIVENCIGEELTSRKASEFHKLNAFRKFSLLWHVGRELAANSQNVGDMFYKSMLKTLDNLELGERNAIKVEAEGWLLHSLLRGDISRLIDPLILLLLDPCTSRLSVLHAKVSPTQNNDAHDYSETSLNDPSAKIYAISSVDGNVMYHVADKCKQAPKIAPSRSKRVFAITTLAEQDSSNLFSRYVTVKKCQMMTRYEPSLAEMSESHHKNMSLLQNISVFVNPFSVDPNVTNNNEFDEDYSEEKKESSQYSMDMLNKIKRFKSNVQNTVRRSPKRKPESKHIQKSVQRTGSYSSLDSIKTNPVMNSTTMMSSIDLLHLSSISDTIFARVTDGETYRNNIRTSASATDMNGHFTENETDLVRSYSFCGNEQIKIDTDESTPADEYFDPSKSEETSVVREVLNSVLDAVVDETLVPLNDEEDDDDLTEVSESIKEDISMAPPEYNMDGNVRNIHSHLLLYCGVYDVQRTLYAFCTLTNMLKTNARALLCAAATTSVPVKSQILKLLSRHRKSMFGRGFHGEIDMTGIPYNRGSSMYLELLISICLYYIRSYYPNLGQSKITQEDIAGNRQVQMSSVELLSLICWELSGIVRDSGRGLACYLAELLARCKAQKVALHCLLSSVLENSGPECKATSFTAEILSFNNHDPTDQGSVEGRMNRESEAFQALLLRLLLSLIILEHEVDNSRHRGNNVVNDSYADLAADNVEGTDVRYLSGRPIPLQPMFVTALVAALHPSARMRHSHINWTSLVTSSLPYLGPALVNVVSVTVRQLCANIETLAEVYADNTKNVNLRLPADYAITQLEALTVLCHFCLLDTGQPFNHPLDHNSTANSNTPAQLFNNLVHVFIPSPLLALQDQSSNDETEPQLGARRSLLAILPRIVASVSLLWKALCTGKQSENNVAGCPRLVKGQLLDLLSPIAEHHGNSFLTAFSIVWKERRSRASVLSSTIVPEATEMQQVLVQLLSSIKSMPLDSLIQTIHQVVKQPSLSQAGQQDTQISIEVSVLELFVHYVQLAPGHYLAETWQSLLGLLKEGITLSPPSQFMLLSVLSQFVHRAPAPLADRKDQKDLQDITAKMVESCSQIAGACLEQSSWLRRNVSVREDELSAANSITEKDIEKVGSGSGSNAQYSIPAQNVLAQLLAPLLDITFGNQEKERVCTILTMIMYNVTPYLKNHTNKNMPSFHACSQILASISTYQYTRKAWKKDAMELLLDPTLFQMDDRSIQYWKIIIDNLMSQDTTTFRDFMGRINMNQANTLNLFSNREQECEQRAQLLKRLAFVLLCSEKDQFHKHVPEIQERLVDTLRMPQSGPGIHAQVFLCFRVLLLRMSGHHITSMWPIIVSEMVQVMIHIEHNLSADSEEFSEEINMADTTLKSNSSSRRRKKWNHRNKYTLQPEKQSSSNSRKSTVIENSHIRLLSGLDWTWVVNSNNGLNASSNPQWLQLQLAAVKLLSVAIQLPADILPQFQMYKWAFVGRPELSQNEQNPVEFVPHVLRIAKIMDSKYGSPIEAYPDTLLPTGSTARSLQDLHPFFSALSTGEPHPSLDSSISQLEQELELDFLEPIPSR encoded by the exons ATGGGGACAATAGCCACCGAAGAGTTTGATCTCATGAAGGATTCAAAATATCGAAT gtaTGTTAATGCTGTTGATAAAGCATTGAAGAGTTTTGAATACACTAGTGAATGGGCAGATTTAATATCTGCCTTAGGAAAATTAAATAag gtgCTACTAAGTTATACAAGATATCCTGTAATACCACGAGGCATAAAAATTAGTAAACGTCTAGCACAATGTATGCACCATGCTCTTCCTTCTGGTGTTCACTTGAAAGCTCTTGAAACATATGACATTATATTCAAATGTATGGGAACTAATCGTTTAAGCCAAGACCTCTTTATTTATAGTGCag GTTTATTTCCTGTAATGGGTTATGCTGCTATGAATGTTAGACCGGAtctcttaaatatttatgaaaatcatTTTGTACCCTTGGGAGAGAGATTAATACCAGGGTTAAATGGTTTTCTAAGCGGAGTATTACTTGGCTTGGAAGAAGGTTCTGATTTTTTTGACAG gaCAAATCGTTTATTAGACAATGTATGTGCTGGTGTTGGTGCTCCAATATTTTTTAGTCACCTATGGGAATGCTTAGCTAATAATTTAGCAGTTCGACTTCCTGCTATTTTGTATATACTGTCTCGGTTTGAtcgaaaattattaatagaaaatCAGAGTCATATAATGGGTACTAACGTTGATACAATGGTTACTGCCATATGTGCGTGTGTACAAGATTCTATGGTTTTGGTTCAAAGAAGTGGTTTAGATTTATTACAAGTTGGATTCCCAATGCATAGCACACAACTATCCAAAAGCGATATGATTCGTCTTATTACAGCATCTTTAGTAACTATACTCCGTAGAGATATGTCATTgaatag gcgTTTGTATGCTTGGCTCCTTGGTAAtgaagttaatttaactttattaagTTCAGACCATCCTTTAGTAAAATTAAGAAAAGCAAGAGAATTaactacagtaaaatattttgaaatatattccAGAGACTTACTTGTACag gctataaaaattaaacttcatGAAGCAACTGGTTGTAAGCCACATGACTTACGCCCATATAGACTTCTTGTGTCTTTATTAGATAAAACTGAAATTGGTCCTGTAATTCTAGATGATATTTTGTATGAAGTTTTTAGACTTCTTTATTTATGTTGTCAAAAAGACAACAAAATTGATAAATCATCTGAATTGATAAAATcagcaaatttattatttagttcctTGGAGCCTAAATATTTATGGGAATATACaggtattatgttttcaaatgcGTGTCAATCACTAACCAGGATAGATCCATGCGAAGAAACATCTAGCGTTGTTAAATCTGTTGGTAGTGGTGACTTAAGCCTTGTTGAAATATGCTCTCTGACAGATTTCCTATTGGATGCTATATCATTTGAAACTTTTACTGAAACTCCTAGTGAACATTTACTTGAATTATTCATCCACATTGCAAGTACATTAACAGATAATTGTGATATGTTGACTTCAGATCAAGCAAGCACATCTTTAATGTTGTTCTTAAAAATACTGTCTAAAGTTCAACCAACATTAATACCACAGACAGATTTAGGATATAGCTCATTGGATCAAACTACTGAGCTGCCAAAAAAAGCCACTGAGCCCGGAAAAATTGTCCAATTAAATGTGGATACGCCTAAAATAAGTGGTGTGAAAAGAGCTCAGTCCCCAAAACTCAGAACTATATCTGACACTTCAAGTGTTCAATCTGATTCAACAATTGTAGCAGATAACCCGTCAATTGATTTACATTCAGATACAACTAGTGGAGTATTTGATGGCGATTCTTTGAATTCTGCTATTTTGATGCAAAATTGCAACCAAAAAGAACAACAAAGCATTtataaatcttgtattaaacAATATGAAAAATTTTTTGTAACCTTTGTTTATGGTGTACGAGCAAACATTGGTGAAACCAAAGGATTAACAGTTTTGATGGATGCCTTAAAAGTAAAATCACCGCAAGCAACTGCTGAGGATCGAGCAAGAAATTTAGAAGAACTTTTAAAAACTGTGcttaatttacaaaaacaaacatttgatgaaaattatgaatatgaaGGTACTGATGAAATATCCCCTATGACTATCCTCAATAATAAACGCAGTGCTGGGCTTGAGTGGACAAAACCTGTTATGTTAGCTTGTAGAGTATTAGTAGACATATCAACATTTCAAGCAATTCCATTGTCTGATTCAATGGCATCATTAGTATCATCAATTGatataaaagatttaaataatGATGTTCTACCAGAATGGTTAAagttaattattgtatgttgTTGTTGGTTGGGAAATACTGCCCCTTCTCTACAACTTGTTACTATTGGAACTTTAGTGGATATAGTTGCACTCTGTCGAAGCTCACAATTGCATAGCAAATCTAACGAATCAAGAAATGGTGTTGTGTCACTAGTCCTGTTACCACTATTGAAAccttttcaattatattatattgaataccaTACAAATGTTTTTCAT gttattgCACATTGGCTTTGGTTTCATTTGGCTAATCCATTATATCAAGTGCGCTGTGTTGAACTACTTTATTTATTGCAGAGCTCTTTGCATTCAAGTGATATTGTAGAAAATTGTATTG GAGAAGAATTAACATCAAGAAAAGCATCtgaatttcataaattaaatgctTTCAGAAAATTTTCACTCTTATGGCATGTAGGCCGAGAACTTGCCGCAAATTCTCAAAATGTTGGAGACATGTTTTACAA gtCAATGTTGAAAACATTAGATAATTTAGAACTTGGAGAAAGAAATGCAATAAAAGTAGAAGCAGAAGGATGGCTTCTACACTCTTTATTAAGAGGTGATATTAGCAGATTAATAGATCCTCTTATACTATTACTACTTGATCCATGTACATCAAGATTAAGTGTTCTCCATGCCAAAGTTAGTCCGACACAAAATAATGACGCACATGATTATTCTGAAACTTCTTTAAATGATCCATCTGCCAAAATTTATGCTATTAGTTCAGTTGATGGAAATGTAATGTATCATGTAGCAGATAAGTGTAAGCAAGCACCAAAAATTGCCCCTAGCCGCAGTAAACGTGTGTTTGCTATTACAACATTAGCTGAACAAGATTCTTCAAACCTTTTTAGCCGTTATGTTActgtaaaaaaatgtcaaatgatGACTCGATATGAACCATCTTTAGCAGAAATGTCTGAATCTCATCATAAAAACATGTCTTTACTCcaaaatatttctgtttttgtcAATCCATTTTCTGTTGATCCTAACGTTACTAACAATAATGAATTTGATGAAGATTATTCTGAAGAAAAGAAAGAAAGTTCTCAATACTCCATGGAtatgttgaataaaattaaacgaTTTAAATCAAATGTACAAAACACGGTACGTCGTTCTCCTAAGAGAAAACCAGAAAGTAAACATATTCAAAAATCTGTACAAAGAACTGGATCCTATTCATCCCTTGATTCTATAAAAACTAACCCAGTTATGAATTCTACAACAATGATGTCATCAATTGATTTGTTACACTTATCATCCATATCAGACACAATATTTGCTCGAGTTACTGATGGCGAGACATACCGTAACAATATACGAACATCTGCTTCTGCAACTGATATGAATGGCCATTTTACAGAAAATGAGACTGATTTAGTTCGGAGCTATTCATTTTGTGGAAATGAACAAATCAAAATTGATACAGATGAGTCAACACCTGCTGATGAATATTTCGACCCTTCGAAGTCTGAAGAAACGTCTGTTGTACGAGAAGTTCTTAATAGTGTGCTAGATGCTGTAGTAGATGAAACACTTGTGCCTTTAAATGATGAagaagatgatgatgatttgACTGAAGTATCTGAATCAATCAAAGAAGATATTTCTATGGCTCCACCTGAGTATAACATGGATGGTAATGTAAGAAATATACACTCTCATCTTCTGTTATATTGTGGAGTTTATGATGTCCAACGAACATTGTATGCTTTCTGTACATTAACAAACATGTTAAAAACAAATGCCCGTGCACTTTTATGCGCTGCTGCTACTACTTCTGTTCCTGTAAAATCTCAGATACTAAAGTTACTTTCTAGACACAGAAAATCAATGTTTGGTAGAGGATTTCATGGAGAAATTGATATGACTGGAATACCATATAATCGAGGCAGTAGCATGTATTTAGAATTACTCATATCCATTTGTCTTTATTATATCCGAAGTTACTATCCCAATTTAGGACAATCTAAAATCACACAAGAGGATATTGCTGGTAATCGTCAAGTACAAATGTCCAGTGTAGAACTGCTAAGTCTTATTTGTTGGGAATTAAGCGGTATCGTAAGAGATAGTGGACGAGGTTTAGCATGTTATTTAGCTGAATTACTTGCGAGATGTAAAGCACAAAAAGTTGCATTGCACTGTTTGTTAAGTAGTGTACTTGAAAATTCTGGTCCTGAATGTAAAGCTACCAGTTTCACTGCAGAAATATTGTCTTTTAATAATCATGATCCTACAGATCAGGGATCTGTTGAAGGTAGAATGAATCGTGAATCTGAAGCATTCCAAGCTCTATTATTAAGACTATTGCTATCACTAATCATATTAGAACATGAAGTTGATAATAGCCGTCATCGTGGTAACAATGTGGTAAATGATTCCTATGCAGATTTAGCTGCTGATAACGTAGAAGGCACTGACGTTCGTTACTTATCCGGCAGACCAATTCCTTTGCAACCAATGTTTGTTACTGCCTTAGTTGCAGCCTTACATCCATCTGCTCGAATGAGACATTCCCATATTAACTGGACATCACTTGTAACATCTTCATTACCATATCTTGGACCAGCCTTGGTGAATGTTGTCTCTGTGACTGTACGACAACTATGTGCAAATATTGAAACATTAGCAGAAGTTTATGCTGATAacacaaaaaatgttaatttgag ATTACCAGCAGATTATGCAATAACACAATTGGAAGCTCTTACTGTCCTATGTCATTTTTGCCTTCTTGATACTGGTCAACCATTTAACCATCCTTTAGATCATAATTCTACGGCAAATTCAAATACTCCAGCTCAGCTATTCAATAATCTTGTTCATGTCTTTATTCCATCTCCTCTTTTAGCT CTCCAAGATCAATCATCTAATGATGAAACTGAACCTCAGTTAGGAGCAAGAAGATCTTTATTGGCAATTTTGCCAAGAATTGTAGCAAGTGTTTCATTATTATGGAAAGCACTTTGTACTGGAAAACAAAG tgaAAATAATGTGGCTGGATGTCCAAGGTTAGTTAAAGGCCAACTTTTAGATTTATTAAGTCCAATAGCAGAACATCATGGCAATAGCTTTCTAACCGCGTTTTCAATTGTATGGAAAGAGAGACGATCGCGCGCATCTGTATTATCATCAACT ATTGTACCTGAAGCTACAGAAATGCAACAAGttttagtacaattattaagttCCATAAAGTCAATGCCATTGGATTCATTAATACAAACTATTCACCAAGTTGTCAAACAACCATCATTAAGTcaa GCTGGCCAACAAGATACACAAATTAGTATTGAAGTGAGCGTATTGGAATTATTTGTTCATTACGTCCAGCTCGCTCCTGGTCATTACTTAGCAGAAACATGGCAATCACTTCTTGGATTACTCAAAGAAGGAATAACATTATCACCTCCTTCACAGTTTATGTTATTATCAGTATTAAGTCAGTTTGTACATAGAGCTCCTGCACCATTAGCTGATCGTAAAGATCAAAAAGATCTCCAAGATATTACAGCTaag ATGGTTGAAAGCTGTTCTCAAATAGCTGGAGCTTGTTTGGAACAGAGTTCATGGCTAAGAAGAAATGTGTCTGTAAGAGAAGATGAATTATCTGCAGCTAATTCTATTACCGAAAAAGATATAGAAAAgg ttggaAGTGGCAGTGGAAGCAATGCTCAGTACAGTATACCAGCCCAAAATGTGCTAGCCCAACTTCTTGCACCCTTGTTAGATATAACATTTGGTAATCAAGAAAAAGAAAGAGTATGTACAATACTCACAATGATCATGTATAATGTAACGCCTTATTTGAAAAACCATAC taataaaaatatgccAAGTTTTCATGCGTGTTCTCAAATCTTGGCCAGCATCAGTACGTATCAATATACACGAAAGGCTTGGAAGAAAGATGCAATGGAACTTTTACTTGATCCAACGCTATTCCAAATGGACGATCGCAGTATTCAATAttggaaaattataattgataatttaatgtcTCAAGACACAACAACTTTTAGAGATTTTatgg gtcGAATTAATATGAACCAAGCAAAcaccttaaatttattttcaaatagagAACAAGAATGCGAGCAAAGAGCCCAATTATTAAAAAGACTtgcatttgttttattatgtagTGAGAAAGACCAGTTTCATAAACACGTTCCTGAAATTCaag aaAGACTAGTTGACACTCTTCGTATGCCTCAATCAGGACCCGGTATTCACGCGCAAGTGTTCCTATGCTTCAGGGTTTTACTTTTACGTATGTCTGGTCATCACATAACTTCTATGTGGCCAATTATAGTTAGTGAAATGGTTCAAGTTATGATTCATATTGAACATAATTTAAGTGCAGATTCAGAAGAATTCAG TGAAGAAATTAATATGGCTGATACCACTCTTAAATCAAATTCATCTTCAAGACGAAGAAAAAAATGGAATCACCGAAACAAGTATACCTTGCAACCTGAGAAACAGAGTTCATCAAACTCTAGAAAATCTACTGTTATTGAAAA TTCACATATACGACTGCTTTCGGGACTTGATTGGACATGGGTAGTTAACAGCAACAACGGTCTTAATGCCAGCAGTAATCCACAGTGGTTGCAACTTCAACTAGCCGCAGTTAAACTTCTTAGTGTTGCCATTCAACTTCCTGCTGATATTCTACCTcaatttcaaat GTACAAGTGGGCTTTTGTTGGACGACCTGAACTATCACAAAATGAACAGAACCCAGTAGAATTTGTCCCCCATGTTTTAAGGATAGCAAAGATAATGgattcaaaa TATGGGAGTCCAATAGAAGCATACCCAGATACCTTGTTGCCAACTGGTTCAACAGCTCGCTCATTGCAAGACCTCCATCCTTTTTTTTCTGCTCTAAGCACTGGCGAGCCACACCCATCCCTAGACAGTTCCATTAGTCAACTAGAGCAAGAGCTTGAGTTGGATTTCCTAGAGCCGATACCGTCCAGATAG